Proteins from a genomic interval of Geodermatophilus obscurus DSM 43160:
- a CDS encoding acyl-CoA thioesterase domain-containing protein codes for MPGPVPTAAPPAYFERLAPGRYRATEHTGGAWSVTEQHISPLNGLLVHAVDRFVAERATGGRLVTARTTFDILGVVPIDEVEVHVEVVRPGRTIELLEAVAVSGGRAVLRARAWRLARHDTGVVAGGHPDPLPPPDGLASVDLSAVWPGGYIASLDVRPLRAPEPGRATVWLDTPVALVAGEPVGELARFVGLVDTANGIAVRQSPMEWMFPNVDLTIHLHRQPAGRWVGLDTTVVFGPDGAGLTTTVLHDLTGPVGRAGQLLTVRPLT; via the coding sequence ATGCCCGGCCCCGTCCCGACCGCAGCGCCGCCGGCCTACTTCGAGCGCCTCGCTCCCGGTCGGTACCGGGCCACCGAGCACACCGGCGGCGCGTGGTCGGTGACCGAGCAGCACATCAGCCCGCTCAACGGGCTGCTCGTGCACGCGGTGGACCGGTTCGTGGCCGAGCGGGCGACCGGCGGCCGGCTGGTCACCGCCCGCACCACCTTCGACATCCTCGGGGTCGTCCCGATCGACGAGGTCGAGGTCCACGTGGAGGTGGTGCGCCCCGGGCGCACCATCGAGCTGCTCGAGGCCGTCGCCGTCTCCGGTGGGCGCGCGGTCCTGCGCGCCCGTGCGTGGCGGCTGGCGCGGCACGACACCGGTGTGGTGGCCGGCGGCCATCCCGACCCCCTGCCCCCGCCGGACGGGCTGGCGTCGGTCGACCTGTCCGCGGTGTGGCCCGGCGGCTACATCGCCTCGCTGGACGTGCGCCCGCTGCGCGCACCCGAGCCGGGACGGGCCACCGTGTGGCTCGACACGCCGGTCGCCCTGGTCGCGGGCGAGCCGGTCGGCGAGCTGGCCCGCTTCGTCGGCCTGGTCGACACCGCGAACGGCATCGCGGTGCGTCAGTCGCCGATGGAGTGGATGTTCCCCAACGTGGACCTGACCATCCACCTGCACCGGCAGCCGGCGGGCCGATGGGTGGGCCTGGACACCACCGTCGTCTTCGGGCCGGACGGTGCCGGCCTCACCACGACCGTGCTCCACGACCTCACCGGCCCGGTGGGGCGGGCCGGACAGCTGCTGACCGTGCGACCCCTGACCTGA
- a CDS encoding nuclear transport factor 2 family protein: protein MTAPDREESLRALYRAFNARDIDTVLAAMAADVDWPNGWEGGRVVGHDAVRRYWARQWAEIRARGEPTGIRERPDGTVEVGVHQVFRDRGGTLLAVGDVRHVYSFAGDLVARMDVEQ from the coding sequence ATGACCGCACCGGACCGCGAGGAGTCCTTGCGCGCGCTGTACCGGGCTTTCAACGCGCGGGACATCGACACGGTGCTGGCCGCCATGGCCGCGGACGTCGACTGGCCCAACGGCTGGGAGGGTGGCCGGGTCGTCGGGCACGACGCCGTCCGCCGCTACTGGGCACGCCAGTGGGCCGAGATCCGCGCCAGGGGGGAACCGACCGGCATCCGCGAGCGCCCGGACGGCACGGTCGAGGTGGGCGTCCACCAGGTGTTCCGCGACCGGGGCGGCACCCTCCTCGCGGTCGGCGACGTCCGCCACGTCTACAGCTTCGCGGGCGACCTGGTGGCCCGCATGGACGTCGAGCAGTAG